One Echinicola strongylocentroti DNA window includes the following coding sequences:
- a CDS encoding DUF4268 domain-containing protein, with amino-acid sequence MYSRAEITKTKQDFWTAFGQYMKPVPSAEGGRINWQNYKTGVPQVFFRMKADRGFASIGIEINFKDLELQELVFEQFETFRKMLHGTLGEEWDWQLHTYDEYGKAASKIEKKLNGVSVMHQDDWPAIISFLKPRIIALDEFWSNVKPAFEGF; translated from the coding sequence GTGTATAGCAGAGCAGAAATCACCAAGACCAAGCAGGATTTTTGGACGGCTTTTGGACAGTACATGAAGCCAGTGCCTTCGGCAGAAGGTGGCCGGATTAACTGGCAAAATTATAAAACCGGTGTCCCTCAGGTGTTTTTTCGAATGAAAGCAGACCGTGGTTTTGCTTCCATCGGAATTGAGATCAATTTTAAGGATCTTGAATTACAGGAGCTGGTTTTTGAGCAGTTTGAAACATTCAGAAAAATGCTTCATGGGACCTTGGGAGAAGAATGGGACTGGCAGCTCCATACCTATGATGAGTACGGAAAGGCCGCTTCCAAAATAGAAAAAAAACTCAATGGAGTAAGTGTCATGCACCAAGATGACTGGCCGGCCATTATCTCTTTTTTAAAACCTAGGATCATTGCCTTGGATGAGTTTTGGAGCAATGTGAAGCCTGCTTTTGAGGGGTTTTAG
- the folB gene encoding dihydroneopterin aldolase: protein MGKVSLEGIEFHAFHGVFSEEKKLGNRFTVDIHVETDFKKAMLDDDLNETVDYSRIYQIAKSHMEEPVKLLEHLAHLMVQDILSAYPKLQRIDIIIKKHNPALGGVVNYSVVKVSYPLDYQN from the coding sequence ATGGGAAAAGTATCACTTGAAGGAATAGAATTTCATGCGTTCCACGGTGTTTTCTCTGAGGAGAAAAAGCTGGGCAACCGGTTTACGGTGGATATTCATGTGGAGACGGATTTTAAGAAAGCCATGCTGGATGATGACCTGAATGAAACGGTCGATTATTCACGCATCTACCAAATCGCCAAGTCCCATATGGAGGAGCCTGTGAAGCTTTTGGAGCATTTGGCACACCTGATGGTCCAAGATATCCTCAGTGCCTACCCAAAGCTCCAACGGATAGATATTATTATCAAAAAGCATAACCCAGCATTGGGTGGCGTAGTGAATTATTCCGTAGTAAAAGTGTCCTACCCCCTAGATTACCAGAATTGA
- a CDS encoding DivIVA domain-containing protein → MKITPLEIRQKTFEKNFRGFDKDEVSSFLVSLSQEWEREMDEKRSLQVQLEQVQKESAKLREVENSLFRTLKAAEDTGASMIEQANKTAELILKEAQMNADAMIAESKGKSRSLIEEAESRSKRIIEDLKADVSSLVESYEELLAQREIVIRNLKNMASDSLENVKQSQEDIKRIDLDVHTKAVKELSRKSPHFNSEDNVKQPKEKSHTFVIEPKKEQPQTAKETSSSSDIEIKLDPHAPTEKEQAKDKQSQHVAQREDPHAPEMKEDFEETEPKKSEAKTDEKAPADATEKVTQIEKKKESGSFFDQFD, encoded by the coding sequence ATGAAAATTACACCACTAGAAATCCGTCAAAAGACATTTGAGAAAAACTTCCGGGGATTCGATAAGGATGAAGTCAGTTCCTTCTTGGTGTCACTGTCCCAAGAGTGGGAGCGTGAAATGGACGAGAAACGATCGCTTCAAGTGCAATTGGAGCAGGTCCAAAAGGAGTCTGCCAAACTAAGAGAAGTGGAAAACTCGCTTTTCAGAACCTTAAAGGCGGCAGAGGATACCGGAGCCAGCATGATCGAACAGGCAAACAAAACTGCCGAGCTCATTCTGAAGGAAGCCCAAATGAATGCAGATGCCATGATCGCAGAGTCCAAAGGGAAGTCAAGAAGTCTCATCGAAGAAGCTGAAAGTCGATCCAAACGAATCATTGAAGACCTTAAAGCGGATGTCAGCTCCCTAGTGGAGAGCTATGAAGAACTACTGGCCCAGCGGGAAATCGTCATCCGGAACCTCAAAAATATGGCCAGTGACAGTCTCGAAAATGTCAAGCAATCACAAGAGGACATCAAGCGTATTGATCTGGATGTACATACCAAAGCTGTAAAAGAACTGAGTCGAAAGTCACCTCATTTTAATTCGGAAGATAATGTCAAGCAGCCTAAGGAGAAGTCTCACACCTTCGTTATTGAGCCCAAAAAAGAACAGCCACAAACAGCCAAAGAAACTTCCAGTAGTTCAGACATTGAAATAAAGCTGGATCCCCATGCTCCGACAGAAAAGGAGCAAGCAAAGGATAAACAATCCCAACATGTAGCTCAAAGGGAGGATCCTCATGCGCCTGAAATGAAAGAAGATTTCGAGGAGACAGAACCTAAAAAGAGCGAGGCAAAGACTGATGAAAAAGCTCCTGCGGATGCTACTGAAAAGGTGACTCAGATTGAAAAGAAAAAGGAGTCGGGTTCATTTTTTGACCAGTTTGATTGA
- a CDS encoding WD40 repeat domain-containing protein produces the protein MSKIQVNKLYTLTGHNDSIFALVEGDDPRFFYTGAGDGMVVEWDLDTPKDGKLVAKLPNSVYALEVDGQRNLLFIGHNYEGVHVIDLHTNKEIWSLKITDHAIFDIKVYGDRAYVGTGDGVITVLDIEERSLLKHIKLGNENIRVLDVDRSRRHLAAGASDNTVKILDLNDYTPIKKLEGHTNSVFALRYSPDGKLLISGGRDARLQIWDAEDYHQVENIVAHMYAINYLAFREDGKYFVTCSMDKSIKLWETETFQLKKVIDKSRHAGHGTSVNKVIWSRYSQQVIAVSDDRSVSIWDIELDEKL, from the coding sequence ATGTCAAAAATTCAAGTAAATAAACTTTACACACTCACAGGTCACAATGATAGTATATTTGCCTTGGTAGAGGGAGACGACCCGCGTTTTTTTTATACTGGAGCAGGAGATGGAATGGTCGTGGAGTGGGATCTGGACACACCCAAGGATGGTAAACTGGTCGCCAAACTGCCCAATTCAGTATATGCCCTTGAGGTGGATGGACAGCGTAATTTACTTTTTATCGGACATAATTACGAGGGCGTTCATGTCATCGACCTTCATACCAACAAGGAGATTTGGTCGTTAAAAATTACAGACCATGCCATTTTTGATATAAAAGTTTATGGAGATAGGGCATATGTCGGCACTGGAGATGGGGTGATTACTGTCTTGGATATTGAGGAACGGTCACTACTAAAGCATATTAAGCTTGGAAATGAGAATATACGGGTATTGGATGTGGACAGGAGCCGAAGACACCTAGCGGCAGGGGCCAGTGACAATACTGTGAAAATACTCGATTTGAATGACTACACCCCTATCAAAAAACTAGAAGGACATACCAATTCTGTATTTGCCCTCAGGTATTCTCCTGACGGGAAGTTGTTGATCAGTGGGGGACGGGATGCCCGTCTCCAAATATGGGATGCTGAAGATTATCACCAAGTGGAGAATATCGTCGCCCATATGTATGCGATCAACTACCTGGCCTTTCGAGAAGATGGCAAATATTTTGTAACTTGTAGTATGGACAAGTCCATAAAGCTCTGGGAAACGGAGACATTTCAATTGAAGAAAGTCATTGATAAATCCCGTCACGCAGGCCATGGGACATCCGTAAACAAGGTGATCTGGAGCCGTTATAGTCAGCAGGTGATCGCTGTCAGTGATGATCGATCGGTATCCATTTGGGACATTGAATTAGACGAAAAGTTATGA
- a CDS encoding 4'-phosphopantetheinyl transferase family protein: MQAKIEKISPLSALAIKNIEEQEGKPVDFLSFREKLSFANISHPEKRKEWKGARLAIKEALDAISMSYPGFYKDEHGKSYPMDGYGNVSLTHTKGLAAAIFHKEMPVGIDIDYVKEKVVRLGPKFLDPSEIDFLDNDPILYTIAWSAKESIFKCQGRKGISLRQHILLSPFSQEDKVIKGKIRNTDFADHYYTVKVERTGNLIMTYTIW, from the coding sequence ATGCAAGCAAAAATAGAAAAAATAAGTCCTTTATCAGCTTTGGCCATCAAGAATATTGAAGAACAGGAAGGTAAGCCCGTTGATTTTCTGAGCTTTCGCGAAAAACTGTCCTTTGCCAATATCAGCCATCCAGAAAAGCGCAAAGAATGGAAGGGAGCCCGTCTGGCCATTAAAGAAGCCCTGGACGCCATAAGCATGTCTTATCCTGGTTTTTACAAGGATGAACATGGTAAATCCTACCCCATGGATGGTTATGGCAACGTCTCCCTGACCCATACCAAAGGGCTTGCTGCGGCCATCTTCCATAAAGAAATGCCCGTAGGCATCGATATCGATTATGTCAAGGAAAAAGTCGTCCGGCTCGGGCCAAAATTCTTGGATCCTTCCGAGATTGATTTTCTGGACAATGACCCCATCCTCTACACCATTGCATGGTCCGCCAAAGAATCTATTTTCAAGTGCCAAGGTAGAAAAGGCATCAGCCTAAGGCAGCATATTTTACTTTCACCATTTAGTCAAGAAGACAAGGTCATCAAAGGCAAAATCCGCAATACTGATTTTGCTGACCACTATTATACCGTTAAAGTAGAAAGAACGGGCAATTTGATCATGACGTACACCATTTGGTAG
- a CDS encoding transglutaminase-like domain-containing protein, producing MENLSESELNALVSLLDDTDHEVKDHVKGKIISLGNDVIPFLEKKWESSFNPDVQKEIEELVHQLQFDLLKERLEQWKASGGKDLLRGLWIINTYQYPDLEFDKLNAEMNQIYFEVWTGFKTDVSAYDQVRLINNILFSQLRFSANTKNFHSPGNSMISNVLDTRRGNPISLCAVYYLVAQKLGLPVYGVNLPNLFVLTYKAPDAAIYINAFNKGLIFSKQDINNYLEHLKISPKEEFFEPCSHLDIAKRTLRNLIVAFDKLGEPEKVEEIRELLQILDPPIL from the coding sequence ATGGAAAATTTGAGTGAAAGTGAGTTGAATGCGTTGGTGTCACTTTTAGATGATACGGATCATGAAGTGAAAGATCACGTGAAAGGAAAGATCATCTCCTTGGGGAACGATGTGATCCCTTTTTTGGAAAAGAAGTGGGAGAGCAGCTTTAACCCCGACGTGCAGAAGGAAATCGAGGAACTTGTGCATCAGCTTCAGTTTGACTTGTTAAAGGAAAGACTGGAACAATGGAAAGCTTCTGGAGGCAAAGATTTGCTTAGAGGGCTTTGGATCATCAATACCTATCAGTATCCTGATCTGGAATTTGATAAGTTGAATGCGGAGATGAACCAGATTTATTTTGAGGTTTGGACTGGTTTCAAGACAGATGTGTCAGCCTACGACCAAGTCCGCCTGATCAATAATATTCTCTTTAGCCAACTCCGCTTCTCTGCCAATACCAAAAATTTCCACTCCCCTGGCAATAGCATGATCAGTAATGTGCTGGATACTCGGAGGGGAAATCCAATCAGTTTATGTGCCGTTTATTATCTAGTGGCGCAAAAGCTGGGGTTGCCGGTGTATGGGGTGAATTTACCCAACCTCTTTGTGCTGACTTATAAGGCCCCCGATGCGGCTATTTATATCAATGCCTTTAACAAAGGGCTTATTTTCAGCAAACAGGACATCAATAATTATTTGGAGCATTTGAAGATATCTCCGAAAGAGGAGTTTTTTGAACCATGTAGCCATTTGGATATTGCGAAGCGCACGTTGAGGAACTTGATCGTCGCTTTCGATAAGCTGGGTGAGCCAGAGAAAGTGGAAGAAATCCGGGAGTTGCTTCAGATCCTAGACCCACCTATTCTTTAG
- a CDS encoding acyl-CoA carboxylase subunit beta: MNNLENPNGVYLELIQQLIEKTATVKQGGGEQRIAKEHEKGKLTARERIGYLLDKGNDFLEIGLFAADGMYQEEGGCPSAGVVAGIGQVSGRMCVIVANDATVKAGAWFPMTAKKNLRAQEIAMENRLPIIYLVDSAGVFLPMQNEIFPDKEHFGRQFRNNAKMSSMGIVQVAAIMGSCVAGGAYLPIMSDEALIVDKTGSIFLAGSYLVKAAIGENVDNETLGGATTHCEISGVTDNKYESDEECLDAIKRIFDTLGTTERAGFDRKTPQSPAVASEKVFEIFPVDRAKPYDMHQVLETLVDAGSFDEYKPSYGQTLVCGTARIDGWAVGMLANQRKMVKTKKGEVQMGGVIYSDSADKAARFIMNCNQRKIPLVFIQDVSGFMVGSRAEHGGIIKDGAKMVNAMANAVVPKFTVIIGNSYGAGNYAMCGKAYDPRLIFSWPTAQMAVMSGASAAKTLLQIKVASLKKEGKKITPEDEAQLLKEITEKYEEELSPYYAAARLWVDAVVSPLETRGMISTGIEAANHAPIKDRFNVGVIQT; the protein is encoded by the coding sequence ATGAACAATTTAGAGAATCCAAATGGAGTGTACTTGGAGTTGATCCAACAGCTGATCGAAAAAACGGCAACGGTAAAGCAAGGAGGAGGAGAACAGCGAATAGCCAAGGAGCACGAAAAAGGCAAATTGACCGCCCGTGAGCGGATCGGGTATTTATTGGACAAAGGAAATGACTTTTTGGAGATTGGTCTTTTTGCTGCAGATGGAATGTACCAAGAAGAGGGCGGGTGTCCGTCTGCCGGGGTCGTTGCGGGAATTGGCCAGGTAAGTGGCAGGATGTGCGTCATCGTGGCCAATGATGCCACTGTTAAGGCTGGGGCTTGGTTTCCTATGACTGCCAAAAAGAACCTCCGGGCACAAGAGATTGCGATGGAGAATAGATTGCCAATAATCTATTTGGTGGACAGCGCAGGGGTTTTTTTGCCCATGCAAAACGAGATTTTCCCGGACAAGGAGCATTTTGGAAGGCAGTTTAGAAATAATGCCAAAATGTCCTCCATGGGCATCGTCCAAGTAGCGGCCATCATGGGAAGCTGTGTGGCCGGAGGAGCTTATCTTCCCATCATGTCCGATGAGGCATTGATCGTTGACAAAACGGGTTCTATTTTTTTAGCGGGGTCTTACTTGGTCAAAGCGGCCATTGGTGAGAATGTGGACAATGAAACCCTTGGTGGAGCGACTACTCATTGTGAGATATCCGGAGTGACCGACAATAAATATGAAAGCGATGAAGAATGCCTAGACGCTATCAAGCGGATATTTGACACACTAGGAACGACAGAGAGGGCTGGTTTTGATCGGAAAACACCCCAATCCCCTGCAGTGGCATCAGAGAAAGTGTTTGAGATTTTTCCGGTGGATAGGGCCAAACCTTATGACATGCACCAAGTGCTAGAGACGCTAGTGGATGCGGGAAGCTTCGACGAGTATAAGCCCAGCTACGGCCAGACGTTGGTGTGTGGCACGGCCAGGATAGATGGCTGGGCCGTGGGGATGTTGGCCAATCAACGGAAAATGGTCAAAACCAAAAAAGGAGAGGTGCAAATGGGGGGAGTGATCTATTCCGATTCGGCTGATAAGGCCGCCAGATTTATCATGAACTGCAATCAGCGCAAGATCCCGTTGGTTTTTATTCAGGATGTAAGTGGCTTTATGGTGGGGAGCCGTGCCGAACATGGGGGGATCATCAAGGATGGCGCCAAAATGGTCAATGCCATGGCGAATGCGGTCGTGCCAAAATTTACAGTGATCATCGGTAATTCTTATGGAGCCGGTAACTACGCCATGTGTGGGAAGGCTTATGATCCCAGGCTGATTTTCAGCTGGCCGACGGCCCAAATGGCCGTGATGTCTGGAGCTTCTGCGGCCAAGACCTTGCTACAGATCAAGGTGGCTTCGCTCAAAAAAGAGGGGAAAAAAATCACTCCCGAAGATGAGGCACAATTGCTCAAGGAAATAACCGAAAAGTACGAGGAAGAATTAAGCCCCTACTATGCGGCTGCCCGTCTCTGGGTCGATGCTGTGGTCAGTCCTCTGGAAACCAGGGGGATGATTTCCACGGGGATCGAAGCGGCTAACCATGCTCCCATCAAGGACCGCTTTAATGTAGGAGTTATACAAACTTGA
- a CDS encoding N-acetylmuramoyl-L-alanine amidase family protein, whose product MKRTSVKNVIIILFLTCITLLSAFVPAGESARKFKMRRVVIDAGHGGKDPGTMGSRSKEKDVALSIALKVGNYIKQYVPDVEVIYTRKTDVFIELKERANIANRNKADLFVSIHCNAVRGSNAYGTETYVMGSNHFERNFDVVKRENSVILQEDDYKENYEGFDPNSPESYMMVNLMQKAYFANSLSLAQKVETDFKTRLNRHSRGVKQLPLYVLWTTSMPSVLIETGFLSNSNEERYLNSENGQAYIASAIYRSIKSYKEEVEAF is encoded by the coding sequence ATGAAACGAACCAGTGTCAAAAATGTTATAATAATTCTTTTTCTGACCTGCATCACCTTGTTGTCGGCGTTTGTACCAGCAGGGGAGAGTGCTCGGAAATTTAAGATGAGAAGGGTGGTCATTGATGCGGGTCACGGCGGAAAAGATCCCGGGACCATGGGCAGTCGTTCCAAGGAAAAAGACGTGGCTTTGTCAATTGCCCTCAAAGTAGGGAATTATATCAAGCAGTATGTCCCAGATGTGGAGGTGATCTATACCCGTAAGACAGATGTATTTATCGAGCTGAAGGAAAGGGCGAATATAGCTAATAGAAATAAAGCAGACTTATTTGTCTCCATTCACTGCAATGCCGTCCGAGGTTCCAATGCCTACGGTACGGAGACTTACGTGATGGGGTCAAATCACTTTGAGCGGAATTTTGATGTGGTGAAGCGAGAGAATTCTGTAATTCTCCAAGAAGATGATTATAAGGAAAATTACGAAGGGTTTGACCCAAACTCTCCAGAATCCTATATGATGGTAAACCTGATGCAAAAAGCCTACTTTGCCAATAGCCTTTCGTTGGCACAGAAGGTAGAGACTGATTTCAAAACACGTCTCAACCGTCACAGCAGAGGCGTGAAGCAGTTGCCATTGTATGTATTATGGACGACCAGTATGCCAAGTGTCCTGATCGAAACAGGCTTTTTGTCCAATTCTAATGAAGAACGCTATCTGAACAGTGAAAATGGACAGGCCTATATCGCTTCGGCCATTTATCGATCCATCAAATCATATAAGGAGGAAGTGGAGGCGTTTTAG
- a CDS encoding putative LPS assembly protein LptD, whose amino-acid sequence MQNIKVAYLSLILLFISFQGSFGQTKLQRRPAEKEIVAPDLTPLTDTIAPTLPDSLVLNDSIPASDTTKVVPKGDIETTIKYAAQDSILSDFREKKVYLYNKAWFEYGNIRLDADYIEIDWEKNELYASGITDSTGTVQGSPIFKEGNSTYEIRKEMRYNFKTSKAIISDVVTEQQDGLLRGEVVKKDDQGNVFLSHGYYTTCNLAEPHWHISSKRIKSVEGKQTISGPFNLYFNGIPTPVGLPFGFIPDQKEEQVSGIIIPSYGEERRRGFYLRDFGYYFAFNDYIHSRLTGEIYSKGGYGAKLATAYKKRYRFSGGFNVDYQQFRSPETDENPLDYTTMWINWSHSPESRGNSRFSASVNAGTTNYNNLVVNPNNYLRNTNSEFTSNISYSKTFTGTPFSMSANLRHSQNVQTSEVRLILPDISVNMNRQTPFRSSSFEPLKTLNFAWNFNAQNSIDNAEVPILGVQDDFLQDDAFEDDLEAPDVIPFTWANLPKLLKQAENGFRHTLPVSSNFTLFKYFTGTASFQYTELWYFDRINYYYNAPEQRVDKILENGFSRVGYYNTSFNMATNVYGFYRFKPDSKLEAIRHHIQPTVGMSFTPDFSDPKYGYYQQVQTDAEGNTQLYSRFQGYLYGGAPRGESRSLNVSIRNTLEAKKRVENDSTEATTEKFPLLQSFNISTSYNFVADSFKLAPINMSTRTTFFDNKISVALSATLNPYATTSYMDGTETYYRKVNEYAWQNGQGIGSISRANLNLNGSFNPSGSPEKTPADTREELTNEYLQDGGQMNEFVENEIDRISNDPSQYIDWSIPWNINYGYNLSYSKSDRTGDTNITQALNVSGDLSLSEKWKVNFNTGYDFSTAKITQTMIGIARDLHCWQMNVSWIPFGAFTSYNIDIRVKASILQDLKVSRRRSFFDY is encoded by the coding sequence GTGCAGAATATTAAGGTAGCTTATCTTTCCCTTATCCTACTATTCATTTCTTTTCAGGGTTCCTTTGGACAGACCAAACTGCAAAGGCGTCCTGCAGAAAAGGAAATCGTAGCTCCGGACCTGACTCCTTTGACGGACACCATAGCACCGACTCTTCCCGACAGTCTTGTCCTTAATGATTCCATACCTGCTAGTGACACTACAAAGGTTGTGCCCAAAGGAGATATCGAAACTACCATCAAGTACGCTGCGCAAGATAGCATCTTATCTGATTTTAGGGAAAAGAAGGTCTATCTTTATAACAAGGCTTGGTTTGAATATGGCAATATCCGACTGGATGCCGATTATATAGAAATCGATTGGGAGAAGAATGAACTCTATGCTTCTGGAATTACAGATTCTACGGGAACGGTACAGGGAAGCCCTATTTTCAAGGAGGGGAACAGCACCTATGAGATCCGAAAAGAAATGCGCTATAATTTCAAAACGAGCAAAGCCATTATTTCGGACGTGGTCACAGAACAGCAAGATGGACTCCTCAGAGGTGAAGTGGTCAAAAAAGATGACCAAGGAAATGTCTTCCTCTCCCATGGCTATTACACCACCTGTAACTTGGCAGAACCTCACTGGCACATCTCTTCAAAGCGCATCAAATCAGTAGAAGGAAAACAAACCATCTCGGGACCCTTTAACCTCTATTTTAATGGGATCCCTACTCCTGTAGGGCTTCCGTTTGGCTTTATTCCTGACCAAAAAGAAGAGCAGGTTTCCGGCATCATCATTCCATCCTACGGAGAAGAGCGACGTAGGGGCTTTTACCTTAGGGATTTTGGATATTACTTTGCCTTTAACGATTATATCCATTCCCGTTTGACTGGCGAGATCTACTCTAAAGGAGGTTATGGTGCCAAGCTGGCCACTGCCTACAAGAAAAGATACCGATTCAGCGGTGGTTTTAATGTCGACTACCAGCAGTTTAGAAGCCCTGAAACGGACGAAAACCCGTTGGACTACACCACCATGTGGATCAACTGGAGCCATAGCCCAGAATCAAGGGGCAACTCCCGGTTTTCGGCGTCGGTCAATGCCGGTACCACCAACTATAACAACCTGGTAGTCAACCCTAACAACTACCTCAGAAATACCAATTCGGAATTCACCTCCAATATTTCCTATAGCAAAACCTTCACCGGAACGCCCTTCAGCATGTCTGCAAACCTAAGGCATTCCCAAAATGTGCAGACCAGTGAGGTAAGGCTCATCCTTCCAGATATCTCTGTCAACATGAACAGACAGACACCATTCAGAAGTTCGAGTTTCGAGCCACTGAAAACCCTGAATTTTGCTTGGAACTTCAATGCCCAAAACTCAATAGACAATGCTGAGGTACCGATTTTGGGTGTACAGGATGATTTTCTGCAGGATGATGCTTTTGAAGACGACCTGGAAGCCCCAGACGTAATACCGTTCACTTGGGCCAATCTGCCAAAACTGCTCAAACAAGCCGAAAATGGCTTCCGACACACCCTTCCGGTGTCGTCAAATTTTACCCTTTTTAAATATTTCACCGGCACAGCCAGCTTCCAATACACTGAGCTCTGGTACTTTGATCGGATCAACTATTATTACAATGCACCCGAGCAGCGCGTGGATAAGATCCTGGAAAACGGCTTCAGTCGGGTAGGTTACTATAACACCTCCTTTAACATGGCGACCAACGTGTATGGTTTTTACCGTTTCAAGCCAGACTCAAAACTCGAAGCCATCCGTCACCATATCCAGCCGACGGTGGGCATGTCTTTCACCCCTGACTTCAGCGACCCCAAATACGGGTATTACCAACAGGTACAAACCGATGCGGAAGGCAATACGCAGCTCTATAGTCGTTTTCAAGGCTATCTGTACGGTGGAGCACCAAGAGGTGAATCAAGATCACTGAATGTCTCAATCCGAAATACACTGGAAGCCAAGAAAAGAGTGGAAAACGACAGCACTGAAGCCACTACGGAGAAGTTTCCCCTGCTTCAGTCATTCAACATTTCTACCAGCTATAACTTCGTTGCGGATTCCTTTAAGTTGGCACCGATCAATATGAGTACGCGGACAACTTTCTTTGACAATAAAATTTCCGTAGCACTTTCTGCCACCCTGAATCCCTACGCTACTACCAGCTACATGGACGGGACCGAAACTTATTATAGAAAAGTCAACGAATACGCTTGGCAAAATGGCCAAGGAATCGGCTCTATCAGCCGGGCCAACCTGAACCTAAACGGCAGCTTCAACCCCAGTGGATCGCCAGAAAAAACCCCCGCAGACACACGGGAGGAACTCACCAATGAATACCTCCAGGATGGAGGTCAGATGAACGAGTTTGTCGAAAATGAGATCGACCGCATTTCCAATGACCCCAGCCAGTACATCGACTGGAGCATTCCATGGAATATCAACTACGGCTACAACCTGAGCTATAGCAAAAGTGACCGTACCGGAGACACCAATATCACGCAGGCCTTAAACGTATCTGGTGACCTCAGCTTATCAGAAAAGTGGAAAGTCAACTTTAATACAGGTTACGACTTCTCCACTGCCAAGATCACCCAGACTATGATCGGCATCGCCCGGGATCTCCACTGCTGGCAGATGAATGTTAGCTGGATACCTTTCGGCGCATTTACCAGCTATAATATCGACATCCGTGTCAAAGCCAGCATCCTCCAAGACCTGAAGGTATCAAGAAGACGATCTTTCTTTGATTATTAG
- a CDS encoding arginine deiminase, which produces MDLRINSEFGTLKAVLMHRPGKEIDRLTPYNKELLLFEDVPYLEAMQQEHDYFTNIIKQTTGAKVYGLHELLMETMADDEILFKMMEEALSFSRLSHFTESILGRLSTSECATALIAGIKVHELKKKISKLPLVDLMDYAFIIPPCPNLYFQRDPAALTPGGMVFSSMKMEGRQREANVIRSVFENHPDFKDNINKIYPIDGHKDPACIEGGDVIVISDKAVAIGNSERTDEKAIYHVAKSLLAEGTVERVYEVHLPKRRNFMHLDTVFTILDENLVLTYPDAMEAVLQTSLYTLKSNDGDQVHIKRTVLKESLLTVLEKEIPYLEIIHLGGDGNKDYALREQWFDGANVFAIGPRKVISYRRNKHTNRALRDMGVEVLDIPSSELSRGLGGPRCMTMPLSRSKI; this is translated from the coding sequence ATGGATCTGAGAATAAATTCTGAATTTGGAACACTGAAAGCAGTACTGATGCACCGGCCGGGAAAGGAAATAGATCGGTTGACACCTTATAACAAAGAATTGCTGCTGTTTGAGGATGTCCCATATTTGGAAGCCATGCAGCAGGAGCATGATTATTTTACCAATATTATCAAACAAACCACCGGGGCAAAAGTTTATGGTTTGCATGAGCTATTAATGGAGACCATGGCCGATGATGAAATTCTCTTTAAAATGATGGAGGAGGCCCTTTCGTTCAGCAGGTTGTCGCATTTTACCGAAAGTATTCTTGGGAGACTTTCTACCTCCGAGTGTGCCACGGCGCTGATTGCAGGGATCAAAGTGCATGAGCTTAAGAAAAAAATAAGCAAGTTGCCGCTAGTGGATTTGATGGACTATGCGTTTATCATTCCTCCCTGTCCCAACCTATATTTTCAGCGTGACCCTGCTGCATTGACACCTGGGGGCATGGTGTTTTCCAGTATGAAGATGGAGGGACGCCAGCGCGAAGCCAATGTGATCCGTTCTGTGTTTGAAAACCATCCTGATTTTAAGGATAATATCAACAAAATATATCCCATCGACGGACATAAGGACCCCGCCTGTATCGAGGGTGGGGATGTCATAGTGATTTCCGATAAGGCAGTGGCCATCGGTAATTCGGAGCGAACCGATGAAAAGGCCATTTACCATGTGGCAAAGAGCTTGCTAGCGGAGGGAACGGTAGAGCGTGTTTACGAAGTTCACCTTCCCAAGAGGCGTAATTTTATGCACTTGGACACGGTGTTTACCATTTTGGACGAAAACTTGGTGCTGACTTATCCAGACGCCATGGAAGCGGTGTTGCAGACGTCACTTTATACGCTTAAGAGCAATGACGGTGACCAAGTTCATATTAAGCGGACAGTACTGAAAGAATCCTTGCTGACTGTGCTGGAAAAGGAAATTCCTTATCTGGAGATCATTCACCTTGGCGGTGACGGGAACAAGGACTATGCGCTGAGAGAGCAGTGGTTTGACGGCGCCAATGTGTTTGCGATAGGGCCTAGAAAGGTGATTTCCTACAGAAGAAACAAGCACACCAACCGGGCACTACGTGATATGGGCGTGGAAGTGCTTGACATTCCTTCTTCCGAGCTTTCCCGAGGACTGGGCGGGCCAAGGTGCATGACCATGCCATTGAGTAGATCGAAGATTTAG